From the genome of Perca fluviatilis chromosome 1, GENO_Pfluv_1.0, whole genome shotgun sequence, one region includes:
- the si:ch211-79m20.1 gene encoding uncharacterized protein si:ch211-79m20.1 isoform X1, with amino-acid sequence MRSWVLLLLLAALSAARLRLGSAEGDALPSSLVDLVRNSPISSVDDLKLLLLQETNAIEEEEDEHDILTNHTHGRYTRSLVEAQPAQQAVCKVRTEVMEVTRSMLDRHNANFLLWPPCVEVQRCSGCCNTRLLQCVPTVTSSRYLQVIKIQYINRKAHYEKAIISVEDHVTCRCQPPSSSSSSSSVPMSHSSIQSNPNPNPNPPPPPPQQPPPSSHLPLPLPRTVHQAPPKTHASKADLHRHDDLKHNQQREPVARQWQQGSYTQLVHWTQPRVHQAPTHVQSGVHQPIAGVLGSVSSWPSEARAEHSIMGNTQQVGHGSGYDGSREESGVHVANSGGGVHHPDHAQRQQQLLQHQQRQQFPQQYQYHHQPRYPQQLNHGAAEDQELRTQYRLNTPQSDSASPPDSPTQPPKLEQNPTNPMTTNQKDSVISQTITEVTQHKQTETATTSQRQGNEREESGSANSGDSAGTGLANQGKEKDSNLTGGVSHLTEEERRQKVLEIIQREPDRQTHLHPHHPQQRPKPTTFKTALSTAAPISPSARRAPFRPASPRRRRKHRKRISKAAIRAMIM; translated from the exons ATGAGGTCCTgggtcctgctgctgctgctagctgcgCTCTCAGCGGCCCGTCTGCGGCTCGGCAGCGCTGAG GGTGATGCGCTTCCCTCGTCGCTGGTCGACCTGGTGAGGAACTCTCCCATCTCTTCTGTTGACGActtgaagctgctgctgctgcaggagacCAATGCAATAG aagaggaagaagacgaGCATGATATTCTCACAAACCACACCCATGGCCGATACACTAGAAGTCTTG TGGAGGCGCAGCCGGCTCAGCAGGCGGTGTGTAAAGTTCGGACGGAGGTGATGGAGGTGACCAGGTCCATGCTGGACCGCCACAATGCCAACTTCCTGTTATGGCCACCATGCGTGGAGGTGCAGAGATGTTCGGGCTgctgtaacaccagactgttgCAGTGTGTCCCCACCGTCACCTCCAGCAGATACCTGCAG GTGATAAAAATCCAGTACATAAACAGGAAAGCCCACTACGAAAAAGCAATCATCTCAGTGGAAGACCACGTCACCTGCAGGTGCCAACCTCCctcatcttcctcttcctcctcatctgtTCCCATGTCTCACTCCTCCATTCAGagcaaccccaaccccaaccccaacccccctccacctccaccgCAGCAGCCTCCCCCATCCTCCCACCTTCCCTTGCCCCTCCCCCGGACCGTCCACCAAGCTCCACCAAAGACTCACGCTTCCAAGGCCGACCTCCATCGCCACGACGACCTGAAGCACAACCAGCAGCGTGAGCCGGTAGCGAGGCAGTGGCAGCAGGGCAGTTACACCCAGCTGGTGCACTGGACGCAGCCCAGGGTGCACCAGGCGCCCACACACGTGCAGTCGGGGGTGCACCAGCCGATTGCTGGGGTGCTCGGGTCAGTTAGCAGCTGGCCATCTGAAGCGAGGGCGGAGCATAGCATCATGGGAAACACCCAGCAGGTCGGGCACGGGAGCGGGTATGACGGGAGCAGGGAGGAGAGCGGCGTGCATGTAGCAAACAGCGGTGGGGGAGTGCATCATCCAGATCACGCGCAGAGGCAGCAACAGTTGTTGCAGCATCAGCAAAGGCAGCAGTTTCCGCAGCAATATCAGTATCATCATCAGCCACGTTATCCACAGCAGCTCAACCATGGAGCAGCGGAGGACCAAGAGCTGAGGACACAATATCGACTTAACACTCCCCAATCAGACAGCGCCTCTCCGCCTGACAGCCCAACCCAGCCGCCCAAATTAGAACAAAACCCCACCAATCCAATGACCACCAATCAGAAAGACTCAGTGATCAGCCAAACAATTACAGAGGTCAcgcaacacaaacagacagagactgCTACGACCAGTCAAAGACAAGGGAACGAGAGGGAGGAAAGTGGGTCTGCCAATAGTGGGGACTCGGCCGGGACAGGGCTGGCCAATCAGGGGAAGGAAAAAGACTCAAATCTGACCGGCGGGGTTAGTCATttaacagaggaggagaggagacagaaagTTCTGGAGATAATACAGAGGGAACCGGATCGACAGACTCATCTTCATCCGCATCATCCTCAGCAAAGACCAAAGCCGACCACATTTAAAACAG CCCTCTCTACTGCGGCTCCCATCTCGCCCTCAGCCCGTCGGGCCCCGTTCCGTCCAGCCTCGCCTCGCCGCAGGAGGAAACACCGCAAACGCATCAGCAAAGCAGCCATCAGAGCCATGATCATGTAG
- the si:ch211-79m20.1 gene encoding uncharacterized protein si:ch211-79m20.1 isoform X2, with protein MRSWVLLLLLAALSAARLRLGSAEGDALPSSLVDLVRNSPISSVDDLKLLLLQETNAIEEEDEHDILTNHTHGRYTRSLVEAQPAQQAVCKVRTEVMEVTRSMLDRHNANFLLWPPCVEVQRCSGCCNTRLLQCVPTVTSSRYLQVIKIQYINRKAHYEKAIISVEDHVTCRCQPPSSSSSSSSVPMSHSSIQSNPNPNPNPPPPPPQQPPPSSHLPLPLPRTVHQAPPKTHASKADLHRHDDLKHNQQREPVARQWQQGSYTQLVHWTQPRVHQAPTHVQSGVHQPIAGVLGSVSSWPSEARAEHSIMGNTQQVGHGSGYDGSREESGVHVANSGGGVHHPDHAQRQQQLLQHQQRQQFPQQYQYHHQPRYPQQLNHGAAEDQELRTQYRLNTPQSDSASPPDSPTQPPKLEQNPTNPMTTNQKDSVISQTITEVTQHKQTETATTSQRQGNEREESGSANSGDSAGTGLANQGKEKDSNLTGGVSHLTEEERRQKVLEIIQREPDRQTHLHPHHPQQRPKPTTFKTALSTAAPISPSARRAPFRPASPRRRRKHRKRISKAAIRAMIM; from the exons ATGAGGTCCTgggtcctgctgctgctgctagctgcgCTCTCAGCGGCCCGTCTGCGGCTCGGCAGCGCTGAG GGTGATGCGCTTCCCTCGTCGCTGGTCGACCTGGTGAGGAACTCTCCCATCTCTTCTGTTGACGActtgaagctgctgctgctgcaggagacCAATGCAATAG aggaagaagacgaGCATGATATTCTCACAAACCACACCCATGGCCGATACACTAGAAGTCTTG TGGAGGCGCAGCCGGCTCAGCAGGCGGTGTGTAAAGTTCGGACGGAGGTGATGGAGGTGACCAGGTCCATGCTGGACCGCCACAATGCCAACTTCCTGTTATGGCCACCATGCGTGGAGGTGCAGAGATGTTCGGGCTgctgtaacaccagactgttgCAGTGTGTCCCCACCGTCACCTCCAGCAGATACCTGCAG GTGATAAAAATCCAGTACATAAACAGGAAAGCCCACTACGAAAAAGCAATCATCTCAGTGGAAGACCACGTCACCTGCAGGTGCCAACCTCCctcatcttcctcttcctcctcatctgtTCCCATGTCTCACTCCTCCATTCAGagcaaccccaaccccaaccccaacccccctccacctccaccgCAGCAGCCTCCCCCATCCTCCCACCTTCCCTTGCCCCTCCCCCGGACCGTCCACCAAGCTCCACCAAAGACTCACGCTTCCAAGGCCGACCTCCATCGCCACGACGACCTGAAGCACAACCAGCAGCGTGAGCCGGTAGCGAGGCAGTGGCAGCAGGGCAGTTACACCCAGCTGGTGCACTGGACGCAGCCCAGGGTGCACCAGGCGCCCACACACGTGCAGTCGGGGGTGCACCAGCCGATTGCTGGGGTGCTCGGGTCAGTTAGCAGCTGGCCATCTGAAGCGAGGGCGGAGCATAGCATCATGGGAAACACCCAGCAGGTCGGGCACGGGAGCGGGTATGACGGGAGCAGGGAGGAGAGCGGCGTGCATGTAGCAAACAGCGGTGGGGGAGTGCATCATCCAGATCACGCGCAGAGGCAGCAACAGTTGTTGCAGCATCAGCAAAGGCAGCAGTTTCCGCAGCAATATCAGTATCATCATCAGCCACGTTATCCACAGCAGCTCAACCATGGAGCAGCGGAGGACCAAGAGCTGAGGACACAATATCGACTTAACACTCCCCAATCAGACAGCGCCTCTCCGCCTGACAGCCCAACCCAGCCGCCCAAATTAGAACAAAACCCCACCAATCCAATGACCACCAATCAGAAAGACTCAGTGATCAGCCAAACAATTACAGAGGTCAcgcaacacaaacagacagagactgCTACGACCAGTCAAAGACAAGGGAACGAGAGGGAGGAAAGTGGGTCTGCCAATAGTGGGGACTCGGCCGGGACAGGGCTGGCCAATCAGGGGAAGGAAAAAGACTCAAATCTGACCGGCGGGGTTAGTCATttaacagaggaggagaggagacagaaagTTCTGGAGATAATACAGAGGGAACCGGATCGACAGACTCATCTTCATCCGCATCATCCTCAGCAAAGACCAAAGCCGACCACATTTAAAACAG CCCTCTCTACTGCGGCTCCCATCTCGCCCTCAGCCCGTCGGGCCCCGTTCCGTCCAGCCTCGCCTCGCCGCAGGAGGAAACACCGCAAACGCATCAGCAAAGCAGCCATCAGAGCCATGATCATGTAG